One Streptomyces coeruleorubidus DNA segment encodes these proteins:
- a CDS encoding ferredoxin — protein MKGMKGQKISVDRELCYGSAECVHRAPAVFDFVDGFGVVRPGHEQTGDAPEILEAAEKCPSQAISITDAASSPDRP, from the coding sequence ATGAAGGGGATGAAGGGGCAGAAGATCTCTGTCGACCGCGAGCTCTGCTACGGCTCCGCCGAGTGCGTCCACAGGGCCCCGGCGGTCTTCGATTTCGTCGACGGATTCGGTGTCGTCCGCCCGGGCCACGAACAGACGGGCGACGCCCCGGAGATCCTGGAGGCGGCGGAGAAGTGCCCCAGCCAGGCCATCAGCATCACTGACGCGGCCTCGTCACCGGACCGGCCGTAA